In bacterium, the genomic window GGCAATCCGGTCGTCCCCGACGAGTAGACAATCCACAGCGGGTGGTCGAACGGCACCGGCTCCGGGGCCAAAGCGTCGTCCGCGGGCGCCCCGGCCATCGCGGTCTCCCACAGACGCGCTCCGCGGAGGTTGGCGAGATCGGGAGCGTCGCCCAGGTAGGGCAGGACGACCACGGCCTCCACCGTCGGCAGCGCCGCGGCGATCTCGCGCACCGCGTCCATGCGGCCGTAGGCGCGTCCGGCGTACCGGTAGCCGTCGACCGCCAGCAGCACGCGCGGCTCGATCTGGCGAAACCGATCGATGACGCTGCGCGTGCCGAACTCCGGCGGGCAACTCGACCAGATCGCGCCGCACGCGGCCGTCGCGAGAAACGCCACGGCCGCTTCAGGGGCGTTGGGCAGGTAGGCCGCGACGCGGTCTCCCCGCCGCACGCCGAGATGGCGGAGGGCCGAGGCCGCGCGCGCGGTCTCGCGGCGCACGTCCTCGAAGGTCAGGGTGCGCGGGGGGCGCGTCTCCGAGTAGGCGATCAGGGCCGGGCCGCCGTCGCCGCGCCGGAGGGCGTGCTCGGCGAAGTTGAGGAGCGCCCCGGGAAACCAGCGCGCACCGGCGACGCGCCGCTCGGGCAGAACCGCGGCGGCGGGCCGCGCCCCCGCGACGTCAAAGAACTCCCAGATCGACGACCAGAAGGCCGCGAGATCCGTCACGCTCCAGTGCCAGAGGGCGTCGTAGGAGTCGAACGAGAGCCCGCGGGACCGGCGCAACCACTCGAGATAGCGCGTGATCGCCGCCCGGGCGCGCACCTCGGGGGTCGGCTCCCACAGCAGGGTGCCTTCGACGACGGACGCGGCGGGACGGCGCATCGCGGTGGAAGATTCGACCCGGCGTCCGTTCCCGCCTCTGCCCGGCGGCTACGGCTCGATGAGGCCCTTGCGGATCGCGTAGCGGACGAGCTGCGTGCGATCGTGGAGCTTCAGCTTCTCGAGGATGTGCGCCCGGTGGGTTTGGACCGTCTTGACGCTGATGAACAGCTGCCGGCCGATCTCCTGGTTGGTCGCGCCGTGGGCGATCAGCGCCAGAATCTCCTTCTCGCGCACGGTCAGCCCGTCGTAGGTCTCACGATTTTCGCCGCGCTCGACGCCCGTCAGATAGTCGGCCGCGACCGCGTTCGCGGTCTGCGGATACAGAAACGCTTCCCCCCGCGCCGCGCCGCGGATCGCGTCGATCAACACCGGCGCGGCCTCGTGCTTGAGGACGCACCCGGACGAGCCGGCTTTGATCAGCTGAAAGACGTAGGTGTCGTCGGCGTGCATCGTGAGCGCGATGGTGTGCGTCTCGGGTACCGCCTCGCGA contains:
- a CDS encoding response regulator transcription factor, with translation MSESPIRVLLADDHAIVREGVKRILAGEPDIHVVAEASDGAEAVTLARELRPTVAVLDISMPRLDGIEATRQIREAVPETHTIALTMHADDTYVFQLIKAGSSGCVLKHEAAPVLIDAIRGAARGEAFLYPQTANAVAADYLTGVERGENRETYDGLTVREKEILALIAHGATNQEIGRQLFISVKTVQTHRAHILEKLKLHDRTQLVRYAIRKGLIEP